One Heyndrickxia oleronia genomic window, CATGAAGAGCATTGACTGCTTCGACTAAATCCTCTTCTTTCACTAATACCCAAATTGTCGTATGACTATCTGCTGACTGAAGAATTCTTATCCCTCTTTCAGATAAAGCAGATACTATTTTGTATGTCACACCTGGGACACCTGCTATTCCTGCACCTACAACCGATACTTTTGCACAGCCTCTTTCTACAATGGGAGCATGGCCAAGAGATTTTAGAATTGCTTCAGCTTTGTCAATCAAATCTTCCGCTACTGTATATACCACTCCAGTTGGCGAAATATTGATAAAATCAACACTAATATGCTCATTAGCCATTGCTTTAAATACTTCTGATTGCAAATCATATTGTCCATCTTTTGCTACCACTTTTATTTGTGATACTTTTGATAAGTGTGCGATCCCAGTTACTAAACGCTCTCTAATAGCATCAGCACCCTTGTTTTCCCTGTAGACAGAAGTAACTAATGTTCCTAAATCATCTGAATAGGTTGACCGAATCCGTATTGGAACCTTTGCCTGCATCGCAATTTCAACAGCACGAGGATGAATGACCTTCGCACCTTGATAAGCCATGTTGCATACTTCATTATAAGTTACTACAGGCAATCGTCTCGCGTTCTGAGCAATTCTAGGATCTGCTGTCATGATTCCATTAACATCAGTAAAAATATCTATCCATTCTGCATTTAAAGCTACTCCAAGGGCAGCTGCAGATGTATCGCTACCTCCACGCCCAATTGTTGTTACATCCCCATTAGGTGCTGCACCTTGAAAACCTGCAACAACGATACAATCAAAGATCTTTAATTCACGAAGAATACGATCTGTCTTCATTTTTATAATTTTTGCATTTGTATGCTCTGAATTGGTACGAAACCCAGCTTGAAAACCGGTTAAAGCAGTGGATCGAATCCCGTTTTCTAATAACATATTAGAAAAA contains:
- the dapG gene encoding aspartate kinase, whose amino-acid sequence is MKLIVQKFGGTSVRDEESRQYALKHIQGALDDGYKVVVVVSAMGRNGDPYATDTLLSMVNGSNTHLSKREQDSLLSCGEIISSLVFSNMLLENGIRSTALTGFQAGFRTNSEHTNAKIIKMKTDRILRELKIFDCIVVAGFQGAAPNGDVTTIGRGGSDTSAAALGVALNAEWIDIFTDVNGIMTADPRIAQNARRLPVVTYNEVCNMAYQGAKVIHPRAVEIAMQAKVPIRIRSTYSDDLGTLVTSVYRENKGADAIRERLVTGIAHLSKVSQIKVVAKDGQYDLQSEVFKAMANEHISVDFINISPTGVVYTVAEDLIDKAEAILKSLGHAPIVERGCAKVSVVGAGIAGVPGVTYKIVSALSERGIRILQSADSHTTIWVLVKEEDLVEAVNALHDEFNLQEERSDVKVMKE